In Rattus rattus isolate New Zealand chromosome 3, Rrattus_CSIRO_v1, whole genome shotgun sequence, one genomic interval encodes:
- the LOC116897073 gene encoding 60S ribosomal protein L7a-like, with translation MPKGKKAKGKKLAPGPAINKKQEAKKVVKPLFGKRPKNFSIGQDIQPEGDLTRFVKWLSYIRLQSQRAILYKRLKVPPTVNQFTQALDRQTATQLLKLAHKYRPETKQEKKQSLLAHAEKKAPGKGDVPTERLPVLRAGVNTVATLVENKKVQLVVIAHDVDPIELVVFLPTLCRKMVVPYSITKGKARLGLLVHRKTCTTVAFTQVNSEDKGALAKLVEAIRTNYNEICRDPPPLGRQRPGS, from the coding sequence atgcccaaaggaaagaaggccaaaggGAAGAAGTTGGCCCCAGGCCCCGCCATCaacaagaaacaggaggccaaaaaggtaGTCAAACCTTTGTTTGggaaaaggcccaagaacttcagcattgggcaggacatccagcccgaAGGAGATCTAACACGATTCGTCAAATGGCTCAGTTACATCAGGCTGCAGAgccaaagagccatcctctataagcggctcaaagtacctcctaccgttaaccagttcacccaggccctggacaggcagacagcgactcagctgcttaagctcgcccacaagtacaggccagagacaaagcaggagaagaagcaaagtcTCCTGGcccatgctgagaagaaagctcctggcaaaggggacgtcccaactgaGAGACtgcctgtcctccgagcaggggtcaacaCAGTcgccaccttggtggagaacaagaaggttCAGCTGGtagtgattgcccatgatgtggaccccattgagctggtggttttcctgcctacGCTTTGTCGAAAGATGGTGGTGCCCTACTCTATCaccaagggaaaggccaggctggggctcctggtccacaggaagacatgcaccactgttgccttcacacaggttaactcggaggacaagggtgctctggctaagctggtggaagctattaggaccaattataatgaaaTATGTCGAGATCcaccgccactggggaggcaacgtcccgggtcctaa